In the Egibacteraceae bacterium genome, one interval contains:
- a CDS encoding ACT domain-containing protein → MEIVLRCLMADRPGALASLAGAVGKAGGDIQSVEVLEHDDGQVLDDLVVAIDPLDLRALVTRLQTMEGVELVHAGPSRGDPGDAVTRLAIVFEALLDGSMLPERALTTLVGGLLRASSAEVVATAQAPRSGRRTLVVPVDGGALVVRRDYPFTRAEQQRATTITRACARATAGKRSVDYWSGTSSG, encoded by the coding sequence ATGGAGATCGTGTTGCGATGCCTGATGGCCGACCGGCCGGGCGCGCTCGCGAGCCTCGCCGGCGCGGTCGGCAAGGCCGGCGGCGACATCCAGTCGGTGGAGGTGCTCGAGCACGACGACGGCCAGGTCCTCGACGACCTCGTCGTCGCGATCGACCCACTCGACCTTCGCGCCCTCGTGACCCGGCTGCAGACCATGGAGGGCGTCGAGCTCGTGCACGCCGGCCCGTCGCGCGGTGACCCGGGGGACGCGGTGACCCGGCTTGCGATCGTCTTCGAGGCGCTGCTCGACGGGTCGATGCTGCCCGAGCGTGCCCTGACCACCCTTGTGGGCGGCCTGCTGCGGGCGAGCTCGGCGGAGGTGGTGGCGACCGCGCAGGCGCCCCGCAGCGGCCGGCGCACGCTCGTGGTACCGGTCGACGGGGGAGCCCTTGTCGTCCGCCGCGACTACCCGTTCACCCGGGCCGAGCAGCAGCGAGCGACCACGATCACGCGGGCGTGCGCCCGCGCGACGGCCGGTAAGCGATCCGTGGACTACTGGTCGGGCACGTCGTCGGGGTAG
- a CDS encoding TIGR00725 family protein: MHDLVAVVGPGTAADDLLTLAEEVGAGLARRGVGVVCGGLAGVMEAACRGAKRHAGLTVGLLPGSDREAANGFVDVALPTGFGEGRNILVVRAAVAVIAVGGEYGTLSELAFALKLGRPVVGLRTWALHKDGRRREAFPTVERADEAVERALGALAHRPAAQGRGD, translated from the coding sequence ATGCACGATCTCGTGGCCGTGGTCGGACCGGGCACCGCCGCCGACGACCTCCTCACCTTGGCCGAGGAGGTCGGCGCCGGCCTCGCGCGCCGGGGCGTGGGTGTCGTGTGCGGGGGTCTCGCCGGGGTGATGGAGGCGGCGTGCCGCGGCGCGAAGCGCCACGCGGGGCTCACCGTCGGGCTGCTGCCCGGAAGCGACCGGGAGGCCGCGAACGGCTTCGTCGACGTGGCGCTACCCACCGGCTTCGGCGAGGGCCGCAACATCCTGGTCGTGCGCGCCGCCGTGGCGGTCATCGCCGTGGGCGGCGAGTACGGCACCCTGTCAGAGCTCGCCTTCGCGTTGAAGCTCGGCCGGCCCGTCGTCGGGCTCCGCACGTGGGCGCTGCACAAGGACGGGCGGCGCCGAGAGGCCTTCCCCACGGTCGAGCGTGCGGACGAGGCGGTGGAGCGTGCGCTGGGTGCGCTGGCGCACCGTCCGGCCGCACAGGGACGCGGCGATTGA